Proteins encoded in a region of the Microbacterium neungamense genome:
- a CDS encoding DNA-3-methyladenine glycosylase family protein — MTLMADAAPQAAAPSDAAPRAVTPARHAVYRPPHPVDLISTVGRLRRGGTDPTMVIDGPAIWMAFRTAAGIATLQLRAARGEIRAIAWGPGAGEALDRVPRLCGADDDPTGFDVSRHPLLADAARRNPGMRLGRTDRVFDALACSILEQKVTTMQAFGAWRRLVSSYGERAPGPTPRPLFAAPAPEVWYRIPSWAWHRAGVQPPQSRTLTAAAMRGPSIERAVRAAATGEERDRVLTSLHGIGPWTSAETRVRALGDPDAVSVGDFHLAHQVGYALTGQRTDDAGMLELLAPWKGHRQRVIRLILASGVSEPRRAPRLAPEDHRRR; from the coding sequence ATGACGTTGATGGCGGATGCTGCGCCCCAGGCAGCTGCGCCCTCGGATGCTGCGCCGCGGGCCGTGACGCCCGCACGCCACGCCGTCTACCGCCCGCCACATCCGGTCGATCTGATCAGCACCGTCGGGAGACTGCGACGCGGCGGCACCGACCCCACGATGGTGATCGACGGCCCCGCGATCTGGATGGCGTTCCGCACCGCCGCCGGCATCGCCACCCTCCAACTGCGCGCCGCGCGCGGCGAGATCCGCGCCATCGCCTGGGGTCCCGGCGCCGGCGAGGCGCTGGATCGCGTGCCGCGCCTGTGCGGCGCCGACGACGATCCGACCGGATTCGACGTGTCCCGGCATCCGCTTCTCGCTGACGCGGCACGGCGGAACCCGGGGATGCGGCTGGGCCGGACCGACCGTGTCTTCGACGCGCTGGCCTGCTCGATCCTCGAGCAGAAGGTCACCACCATGCAGGCGTTCGGCGCGTGGCGCCGGCTCGTCTCCAGCTACGGGGAGCGCGCCCCTGGGCCGACGCCGCGGCCCCTGTTCGCCGCACCGGCACCCGAGGTCTGGTACCGCATCCCGTCCTGGGCGTGGCATCGCGCCGGGGTGCAGCCGCCGCAGTCGCGCACCCTGACCGCCGCCGCGATGCGCGGACCCAGCATCGAGCGCGCGGTCCGCGCGGCCGCGACCGGCGAGGAGCGCGACCGCGTGCTGACCAGCCTGCACGGCATCGGCCCGTGGACCTCGGCGGAGACGCGGGTGCGCGCTCTGGGCGACCCGGATGCGGTGAGCGTCGGCGACTTCCATCTCGCGCACCAGGTGGGCTACGCCCTCACCGGGCAGCGCACCGACGACGCCGGGATGCTCGAGCTGCTCGCCCCGTGGAAGGGCCACCGTCAGCGGGTGATCCGGCTCATCCTGGCATCCGGCGTCTCCGAGCCCCGGCGCGCGCCCCGGCTGGCTCCGGAGGACCACCGCCGCCGCTGA
- a CDS encoding winged helix-turn-helix domain-containing protein, with protein MSNTALLDRPATAPVRAVPVRQVTDPQSADLPSVRSPRGFALYVGIDEIKAAEAGVSLPLLVDALRRTLAELAPKAETHATVALAPHGSGGRDLDVVRLALQEPGAIARAKAATVEEKDEESGVVVDISRKRVLLDGESASFTYKEFELLQYLVLREGRTIERSELVAALWQASDEEAPGERTIDVHVRRLRAKLGRYEDIVRTVRGVGYRFDRHADVVIRYGHGTPSPDRF; from the coding sequence ATGTCGAACACCGCTCTCCTCGACCGCCCCGCCACCGCTCCCGTCCGCGCCGTCCCGGTCCGCCAGGTCACCGACCCGCAGAGCGCGGATCTGCCCTCGGTCCGCTCGCCGCGAGGCTTCGCCCTGTACGTCGGCATCGACGAGATCAAGGCCGCCGAGGCCGGCGTGAGCCTCCCGCTTCTCGTCGACGCCCTGCGCCGCACGCTCGCCGAGCTCGCGCCGAAGGCCGAGACGCACGCGACCGTCGCCCTCGCCCCGCACGGCTCGGGTGGCCGCGACCTCGACGTCGTGCGCCTCGCCCTGCAGGAGCCCGGCGCGATCGCCCGCGCCAAGGCCGCCACCGTCGAGGAGAAGGACGAGGAGTCCGGCGTCGTCGTCGACATCTCCCGCAAGCGCGTGCTGCTGGACGGCGAGTCCGCGTCGTTCACCTACAAGGAGTTCGAACTGCTGCAGTACCTGGTGCTGCGCGAGGGCCGCACCATCGAGCGCTCCGAGCTGGTCGCCGCCCTGTGGCAGGCGTCCGACGAGGAGGCCCCCGGCGAGCGCACCATCGACGTGCACGTGCGCCGGCTGCGCGCGAAGCTCGGGCGCTACGAGGACATCGTCCGCACCGTGCGCGGCGTCGGCTACCGCTTCGACCGTCACGCGGACGTCGTGATCCGCTACGGCCACGGCACCCCCTCGCCCGACCGGTTCTGA